The genomic region GATGGACAAAATCGCCCAGGTGCTGCCAATCCTGACGGTTCAGACAATCGATATAGCCTCGGTAGAAGCTGGCGAGTTGGTCGCGGGTCATGGGCCGTTCTCCTGGTTTAAGCGCGCTCGTCCACTATCGCCGGCAAGCAGATGTCCCCGCAAGTGTGTGACCGGGTATGCCGCGAACGCCAGCTCAAACCCAGCACCATCAGCAAACCCAGCCCGGCCATCAGCGCGCCTGCCAGGGAAATGGCCGGGTAGCCCAGCCCGGCGTTGATCACCGCGCCGCCCAACGCCGCGCCAATCGCATTACCGAAATTGAATGCGCCGATGTTCATCGCGGAGGCCAGGTTAGGCGCATCCTTGGCGGCCTCCATCACACGCATCTGCAAGGGCGGCACCAAGGCAAAACTCGCGGCTCCCCATAGCAGGATCGACACGGCAGCAGGCAGCGGCCATTGCATCAGCACCGAGAAGGCCAGCAGCACGGCGATCAACACCACCAGGGAGGTGATCAAGGTACGGTCCACCGAACGGTCCGCAGACTTGCCACCCCACACATTGCCCAGGGTCAGGCCGATACCGAACAGCACGAGCATGCCGGTGACGAAGTTGGTCGAGGCGTGGGTGACGTCACGCAGAATCGGTGCGATATAGGTGAACACCGTGAACATTGCACTGGAACCCACCACGGTCAGCGCCAACGCAGCCAGCACCGGCCCGCGGCCCAGTACGCGAATTTCCGCCATCAGGCTGCCGCCTTTCGGCGCAGGTGTATTCGGCAGCGCCCACCACAGCGCCGCCATCACCACCGCACCGATGCCGCTGATGCCCCAGAACGCCGTGCGCCAACCAAAGTTCTCGCCAAACCAAGTGGCCAGGGGCACACCGCCAATGGT from Pseudomonas synxantha harbors:
- a CDS encoding MFS transporter, translating into MRINPPLVALSIGAFGIGVTEFAPMGMLPGIAADLGVSIPAAGLLVSAYAMGVLIGAPIMTLATARVPRRYLLIGLMAIFTLGNVLSALANNYQTLMIARLVTSLNHGAFFGIGSIVAASVVAPEKRAGAVAAMFLGLTLATIGGVPLATWFGENFGWRTAFWGISGIGAVVMAALWWALPNTPAPKGGSLMAEIRVLGRGPVLAALALTVVGSSAMFTVFTYIAPILRDVTHASTNFVTGMLVLFGIGLTLGNVWGGKSADRSVDRTLITSLVVLIAVLLAFSVLMQWPLPAAVSILLWGAASFALVPPLQMRVMEAAKDAPNLASAMNIGAFNFGNAIGAALGGAVINAGLGYPAISLAGALMAGLGLLMVLGLSWRSRHTRSHTCGDICLPAIVDERA